From the genome of Nocardia mangyaensis:
TCGCTCACAGCGGCAGATCGATGTCGTCGGCCGAGACCGCGTTCCGTTCGACCTCGGTCAGTTCATCGCCACGCAGCGTCAACGCGTAATGCTTGCGCGGATCCCACTCGGGGAACTGCTCGACCCGGTCGAGCACGTCCGACACCAGCTTCTTCAGGAACACCCGCGGCGCGATCCCGACGTTGCCGCCGAGCCGGCCCGTCACCGCGCGCGCCAAGTCCTCGATGTAGGCGGCGTCGACGGTTTCGGACACTCGGGGGCAGTCGTAGGCCGCGGTGTACAGGTCGGTGACCTTCCCGCCGAGTTCGACCAGTGCCTCGATCGTGAAGCCGGGCAACCGGATCTGCGTCGCCCGGGGGTTGTCCCAGCGCGGGTCGGGGCCGAAGTCGGTGGCCAGTCGCTGCGCCAACGGCGCCAATCGTTGGACACCCTGCTGCCCGTCGTAGAACGCTGGTGTTCCCGTGATCACCAGGTACAGGCCGGGGAATCGGCCGCCGTGAACGTCGTCGACGAGCTGCCGCAACGCGTTCAACGCCTTGTCCCTGGCGTCGGAGCGAACCCGCTGCAAGGTCTCGACCTCATCGAGCACGACAAGCAGCCCGTCGTGCCCGCTGTCACGCAGAACGGTCAGCAGTCCCTGAACGAAACTCAACGCACCGAAGTGGTCCAGGTCGCCTTTGACGCCAGCCTCACGCCGGACACCCGCGGCGACATGCGGTTGCCCGCCGAGCCACGCCGCGAGCCCGTCCGCGCCCGCGTGGTCACCGGCCGCGCCAGCCGCACGGTAGCCGCGTAGGGCGGCCGCGAAACCTGGTGTGCTGCGGGAGATGTCAGCGAGGCGCTGTTCCAGCAGTTTCCCGACCGCCGCGTCGAGGGCTTCCGCGTCGTTTTCTGACACGGTGCCGTCGGCGAGAACGTCTTCCTCGAGCGCGAAGATCCACCCGTCGAGAATGGGCCGCAGCGCGCTGGGCGGGAACTGTTCCGTCGAGAGTTGTTCCACCAGTCGCCGATACACCGTCTCCATCCGATGCAGCGGCGTCTCGGTCTCCGAGATCTGCACCTCGGCGACCGCGAAGCCCCGCCGCTTGGCCCGTTCAGCCAACCAGCGGGTGAAAAACGTTTTACCTGCACCGTATTCACCGCGGACCGCCTTGAACACGCTGCCGCCGCTGGCGACTCGGTCCAGGTCCGCGTCGAGGGCCTCGGTGAACCGGTCGAGCCCGACCGCCAGCACATCGAGTCCGTTGACCGGCACCGCACCCCGGCGCAGTGCCTCGATGATGTCGTGGCGGCGCCGGGCAGACACGTTCCCGATCACGGCTGCCCCAGCTGGAACTGCTCACACAGCAGCGCGGTGTCCAGCTTCACGGTCTGACCGTCCGCGTCGATGTCCAAGACTGGATAGCCCTCCACCTGCAACAACTTTCGTAGCGCGGTGACAGTGCCGGTGATCCGGTGCGCGGGCACTCCCGCGTGTGCGGCCATGGTATCCATCGTGGCCCGCCCACCACCGGCCAGCAACGCGGCCAGCAACGCCGCGACCCGGTCATCGGGCAGCAATCCGCGAGGGTTCCCCTTCTTACGCTGGGCGTAGACATCGCTCACCAGTAGCGCCTCGATCATCGCCGGACGCGCCACCTGCTGCGCAGCCTCGGCAGGGCTGGCGTCGACGTCGTCGAACAAGCTCGGTTCCGGCGTGGACCGTTTGCCGGTCTTCGTCTCGAGCACCAACGGGGTGTCGGGCAGCGCCTCGCGCCACCAGTCGGGGCCGGCGACCGGCGCACCGGCCCACCCGGGTACATCCTTGTCGTCGCCGGCGGTGAACACGAGCAGCGGGATCACCGCTTCGGCGGGTGCGGCCCCACCGTGATAGCCCTCCTTGCGCGGCCCGTACCGCAACTCCTCGCGCCACGGCAACACCACCGCGCCGCCGCCCTTACCGACCCGCGACCCGTGCACGGCGACCTCCCCGTCACCAGCAGGGGGTTGCGCTGGGCGCCAACGGTTTTCGCTCGACGGCGACGCCACGACCTTCGCGTCGGGACCGCGGTCGATCACATGACCGTGGTCGGAGATCATGACCACGACCCGGTTCCGCGCGTAGGTCATCAAATCCCGTACGGCGGCGACCGTGTCGGTGCTCCACACCGTGATGCCCGGCGTGCTGCGGTCCAGCGCGTCATCGATGGTGTTCACCACGGCGGCGACCAGCCGGACCCGGTCATCGGCCACCGCGTCGGTCACCGCCGCATCAAGGACCGACCCGGCTCCTGATCGCTGGCCACCTTTGTGCACCAACATCCCGTCCGGGTACCGCCCAGCGAACGCGGCCCGTTCCGCGTCCGCCTGCCCGACCGCGATCCGCCCCGACAGCAGGCTGCACCGGCTGACCTCGGTGATCGTCGGCAACGCCGCGAGCACACCCGCACGCGGACCACCGCCGGGTGTGAGCTCAAGCCAAGTCCCGGTGCGGGTCACTGATTCGGCGAGTTCGGTCGCCGCGGCCACGCTCATCCCGTCGAGCACGATCAGCAGGACCGGTTTGCGCCGCAGGATCGGCGCGACCACCCGATCCAGCACGTCCTCGACCCGCAGCATCGCGCCCGGCTGCGCTTCCGCGGCGGTGTCGGCGGCCAGCAGGACCGCGAACTGTTCGTCGTGGCGTGCCCGCCGCGCGTCGACCCGGCGGTACAGCTCCTTGTACGCCTCGGCGATGTCGACGTCACCGGCGAACACATCCAGGCGGGCACGGTCCACCCAGCCGTCGACCAGGATCTGCCGCTGCAACGCCTCGAGCAGCGTGCGTGGCGCAGCGGACTCCGGGAGGGCGAGCCACCGCAACAACCGCACCGCCATCCGCGCGGTCTCGACCCGGTGGTGGTCCTCTGTCGCGGTCCGGTGTCCTTCGACGACGTCGAGCTTCGTCTGCGCGGCAGCGACCTTGTCGACTGTCACGGTCTTCGACGACAACGCGGCCTGAACCGCAATACCGAAGTCCCGCATCCGCATCGCGAAACCGGTCGGCAGCAGGTCTGAAGCACCCAGCGTGGCGACAGCGTCGATGTCGACAGCCAGTTTCTCCGCGCGGTGGAACATTCTGGCCACCGCGTGCGGGTCGGTGTCGGAAGCGCGGACCACCCAGGCTTCCGCGGTGGCCCGCAGCGCGTTGGCCTGCGCATCAGTCAGGCGGTTGCCACCGAAGAATGGTTCGAGCCGGGCCCGCGTGACCGCGACCACCGTCCCGACATCGGCCACTGCGGCTGCCCGCCCAGCGGCAGGACCAATCGACGCTGTTGACGTGGGCCAGGCGGCGGCGGCGAGCAGACCCAGCGGAATCGCGTCGCTGCCGTACCCGGCACGGACCGCCGCCATGATCGGCACCGCCGCCGGACCGGCGATGTCGGTGAGATAGCTGGCGATTCCTTCGAGCAGGTCGCCGGGTAGTTTGCTGAACCGCAACACTTTCGCCGCGTCGCTGCTCCAGTCCAGCAGGCCACCGGCGTCGAGCTGGTCGGGTGCCAGACCCGACAATTGCGCGGTCAGACACCGCAACACGTGGTCGCGGGTGACGATCACGCCGGGCGGCGCCGGCCAACCCGATTCGGGCGCGTACTGAGCGAGGGCGTCGGCGATCCAGCTGCCGCCGCCGTAGCGGCTGTCCACGATGCTGGGGTCCAGATTGTTGGTCTCGAACATCTGCCGGACCAGGTCCCACCGGTCGACACTGCGCACCTGCGCGCGACTCAAATGTGCGAGCAGGCCGTCGCCGAGCTCACTGTCGCTGAGTTCGGTGAGCAGCACCAGCCGCTCATCACCGGACCGGTCATGCAACGCGGCCCGCACCGCCAGCGGAGTGGGACACGGGACGACACGGGCCGTGGTCTCACCGATCCGCAGCACCGGATCACCCGGCCACTGCGGGATCGCGCGCAACGCGATGACCCGGCGGGTGTCTTCCTTCTCCCCCAGCCAGGACTCGACTTTCCGGCGAATCACCGCCGGCCGCACCGGTTCCCGGCTCATCACGGCAGCACCTCCCAGGAGATCCGCACCCTGGCGCCCGCCGCGATGAGCGACTCGATCTCACCGAGGACCGCCTGCGCGGCCACCTTGTCGGTCACCTCACGTGACCGGCCAACCGCCGGCTGGGTACCTCCGCCCGACTGCTTCGGGTGTTCTTCAGGGTCGCTGACAGCCTTACCGGAGTCGGAGGGCACCAGGGGTTCGATCGGCTGGGCCGGGTTGGTGGTCGGCAGTGTGATCGATGGTGGCGGCTGCATAGCGAGCAGCTGTTCGGTCGAGGTCACCGCACGCTCGAGCGCCCCCGACAGTTCAGCGACGTTCTGTTCCCGCCGCGCGGCGTCGCGCAGTTCGGTGACGATCAGCGCCGCCCGCTCGTCAGCGGCAGCCTTGTCGACCATCGCCGACAACAGCGTCCACCGAGCGCGCCCGAGAGCCTCACACACCCGCTGGGCCTGTTTGAACGCCGTGCTCGCGGCGATGTCGTCGGCGGAACCGAAGTCGGCTTCAGCGACCAAACCCACCACGACGACATCGTCGGACTCGCCGTTGATGTCGCGCAGCACCCGCGCCACCCGCTTCGCGGTGGCCAGTCGCCCGGTCCGCGCGTCCGCGTCGATCCCGAGGATCGCGGCATGCTCGGTCAGTTGCTCGATCAACCGCACCGTCGGATCGTGATATTGCGCGGCGATCCGCCGGATCGTGGTCCCGAACTCGGCCAGCGTGGTGGGGTTCAGGTAACCGGGCAACGCCTCCCCGAAAATCGGTTTGGCCCGCTCGACCGCCCGCGCCCAGGACGCGGGTTCCGGCATCGCCGGCCGCCGCAGCACCAAGGCGTCGGTCACCTGCTGCACTGCCTGCACCGCGAACCGTGAAGTCCCCTGATACCAGGCCAAGCCCTGTTCGAGCGCGAACACCGCGAGAATCAGATTCTGCAGGTCACGGTCGAACCCCCGGGCCGGCCGCTCCAGCAGATCGCGCAACACCTGGACTGGATAGTCGTCGGTGTAGCCCGCCCGCGCCGCCGCCTGCAACAAGTGATTGCTCCACCAGCAGGTGTTGTTGTTCAGGACGTAGATGTTCTCCGTCAGCTCACCGAGCCGCAGGTGATTGCTGATCCGCTTCACCGTCGACTTGTCGCTCGTGGTCTCGACCTTCGCGCGACGCGCCTCGTCCGCCGCCGCGCCGCGCGCGTATTCGAGGACCTTGTTCAATTCGGCCCGGGTGACCGGTCTCTCGTCCTCCGGCAGGTTCGGCTCGCCAGGATAGGACCACTTCAGCAGGTCAGCCGTCAGATTGGCGAACGCGGCGTCGAACGTGCCGCCCCGCAGATCGCCGAGCGCGGCGCCCTCAGCGAGAGTGTGGAGCACTCCGACGTCGTCGGGTTCGACATCGGTGTCAGTGGCCTGCGCCCGCACCACCCCGTAGGCCCGCCGCAGCCCGTCCGACAACGCCGCACGCAGGTGCCGCTGACGGTCCTGCAAGTAGGTTTTGCCCGCCTGCCGGTCAGCCACCGACCAGTCGGTGGCCAGGTTCGACAACCGGTCCCCATTGCCACCGCTACCGAGGAGGTAGTTGATCCGCGCCAGCTGCGTCAGCCTGGTGTGCAGTTCCTCGGTAATGAAGTACGGCAACCAAAACACCGTCCGCGAGCCACGATCGAGCTGCTCGATCCGCGCCAAGTCGTCGCGCCGGTTCCCCCCGATATCGAACGGATAGTCGACCACCACCCGCCAGGTCTCCCCCGTCGCATACAGCGCACTGTCAGGAAAATTGACGTTGTCGCGCACGTTGGCGAACGTCACGATCACCTGCTGGCGCCGACCCCGCCAGTCCCGCTGATAGGTCAGGTCGCCGAACGTCCCTTCGCCGCTGGGAATCCCGATCCCCGCGCACACCATGTCACGCACCAGCGACTGCAACACCCCGGTCGTGGTCTCCCGGTCCGGGACCAGATCCAGCAACCGGTCATAATTCACCGTCGATAACTTCAGCGAGAACACCGGATCCGGACCGTCGGTTCTCTGCAGTTCACCGGCATCAGCGGCGAGCTTCGTCAACTGACCGATCACGATCTGCGCTTCCCAGCCCGGCACCGGCGCCT
Proteins encoded in this window:
- a CDS encoding phage resistance protein, with protein sequence MTLLRKLISIPTSVGDSDFVVKASEGADLTNYVVTDQLRLSFGEALTMVGHAVNTRRSQAKFLHGSFGSGKSHFMSVLREILRHNTAAREVPGLAEPIADADDWLQGRKVLCLTFHMLSARSVEQAVLEGYLNQITALHPEAELPAVHQSDSMLVNAAEHRKDLGDEKFFAKLAGGGAPNAPGTGLAAAVAKQHGWTPERYDAAVASPPGTKERDSLVSALTTAFYKGSVRSGEYLDLDTGLQVITRHAQSLSYDVVVLFLDELILWLSTRISDTTFVTTEGAKLNKLVESSDTARPLPLVSFVSRQRDLEEFLGPQVGGTERDVLAAVMRSVQGRFGSDIVLADTNLPEITERRLLRPGTAEVPAEQARGIIDQAFEAVRNNREVWDVLLSGAQYDDAGVGSDRLTFRRLYPFSPALVASLVALSQALQRERTALRVMTELLVQRRDRLAVNDLIGVAELFEPLVLRGELPDRAKLKQQFQAARDTYLQKLRPLVLALNNVTEAQSATSEDFQRDDRLVRTLLLGALVPEVPALHTLTASRLHALNFGSIKAPVPGWEAQIVIGQLTKLAADAGELQRTDGPDPVFSLKLSTVNYDRLLDLVPDRETTTGVLQSLVRDMVCAGIGIPSGEGTFGDLTYQRDWRGRRQQVIVTFANVRDNVNFPDSALYATGETWRVVVDYPFDIGGNRRDDLARIEQLDRGSRTVFWLPYFITEELHTRLTQLARINYLLGSGGNGDRLSNLATDWSVADRQAGKTYLQDRQRHLRAALSDGLRRAYGVVRAQATDTDVEPDDVGVLHTLAEGAALGDLRGGTFDAAFANLTADLLKWSYPGEPNLPEDERPVTRAELNKVLEYARGAAADEARRAKVETTSDKSTVKRISNHLRLGELTENIYVLNNNTCWWSNHLLQAAARAGYTDDYPVQVLRDLLERPARGFDRDLQNLILAVFALEQGLAWYQGTSRFAVQAVQQVTDALVLRRPAMPEPASWARAVERAKPIFGEALPGYLNPTTLAEFGTTIRRIAAQYHDPTVRLIEQLTEHAAILGIDADARTGRLATAKRVARVLRDINGESDDVVVVGLVAEADFGSADDIAASTAFKQAQRVCEALGRARWTLLSAMVDKAAADERAALIVTELRDAARREQNVAELSGALERAVTSTEQLLAMQPPPSITLPTTNPAQPIEPLVPSDSGKAVSDPEEHPKQSGGGTQPAVGRSREVTDKVAAQAVLGEIESLIAAGARVRISWEVLP
- the pglZ gene encoding BREX-2 system phosphatase PglZ — protein: MSREPVRPAVIRRKVESWLGEKEDTRRVIALRAIPQWPGDPVLRIGETTARVVPCPTPLAVRAALHDRSGDERLVLLTELSDSELGDGLLAHLSRAQVRSVDRWDLVRQMFETNNLDPSIVDSRYGGGSWIADALAQYAPESGWPAPPGVIVTRDHVLRCLTAQLSGLAPDQLDAGGLLDWSSDAAKVLRFSKLPGDLLEGIASYLTDIAGPAAVPIMAAVRAGYGSDAIPLGLLAAAAWPTSTASIGPAAGRAAAVADVGTVVAVTRARLEPFFGGNRLTDAQANALRATAEAWVVRASDTDPHAVARMFHRAEKLAVDIDAVATLGASDLLPTGFAMRMRDFGIAVQAALSSKTVTVDKVAAAQTKLDVVEGHRTATEDHHRVETARMAVRLLRWLALPESAAPRTLLEALQRQILVDGWVDRARLDVFAGDVDIAEAYKELYRRVDARRARHDEQFAVLLAADTAAEAQPGAMLRVEDVLDRVVAPILRRKPVLLIVLDGMSVAAATELAESVTRTGTWLELTPGGGPRAGVLAALPTITEVSRCSLLSGRIAVGQADAERAAFAGRYPDGMLVHKGGQRSGAGSVLDAAVTDAVADDRVRLVAAVVNTIDDALDRSTPGITVWSTDTVAAVRDLMTYARNRVVVMISDHGHVIDRGPDAKVVASPSSENRWRPAQPPAGDGEVAVHGSRVGKGGGAVVLPWREELRYGPRKEGYHGGAAPAEAVIPLLVFTAGDDKDVPGWAGAPVAGPDWWREALPDTPLVLETKTGKRSTPEPSLFDDVDASPAEAAQQVARPAMIEALLVSDVYAQRKKGNPRGLLPDDRVAALLAALLAGGGRATMDTMAAHAGVPAHRITGTVTALRKLLQVEGYPVLDIDADGQTVKLDTALLCEQFQLGQP
- the brxD gene encoding BREX system ATP-binding protein BrxD; protein product: MGNVSARRRHDIIEALRRGAVPVNGLDVLAVGLDRFTEALDADLDRVASGGSVFKAVRGEYGAGKTFFTRWLAERAKRRGFAVAEVQISETETPLHRMETVYRRLVEQLSTEQFPPSALRPILDGWIFALEEDVLADGTVSENDAEALDAAVGKLLEQRLADISRSTPGFAAALRGYRAAGAAGDHAGADGLAAWLGGQPHVAAGVRREAGVKGDLDHFGALSFVQGLLTVLRDSGHDGLLVVLDEVETLQRVRSDARDKALNALRQLVDDVHGGRFPGLYLVITGTPAFYDGQQGVQRLAPLAQRLATDFGPDPRWDNPRATQIRLPGFTIEALVELGGKVTDLYTAAYDCPRVSETVDAAYIEDLARAVTGRLGGNVGIAPRVFLKKLVSDVLDRVEQFPEWDPRKHYALTLRGDELTEVERNAVSADDIDLPL